The following proteins are co-located in the Desulfovibrio inopinatus DSM 10711 genome:
- a CDS encoding HlyD family secretion protein — protein sequence MNGRRVLLLLLSVLFLLFVIYWASTYFMVYSDDAYVDSDLIGAAPLVDGPIIAVYVQDNQAVNIGDALYAIDPKPYELKVLQAKSALSESSAQLALLKSSYATAVSRKKEKLDALDLARKTHARFSDLIEKQAISQEEFDTKNELFKTASDELEAATSELVTAEAALTVQADLVAVAQAAYDLAVYYRDHTTVCASVAGFVNALRIRPGDYVKAGQAVVGIVDDSAWRVVSNYREYLVRHMEPGQKVVVYLDGHPWQLFSGVVEGIGRGISRSLSKPKLLPYVDPTIDWIRLPKRLPVRIRLVDVPASVRLHMGADARTLVMYSATQHPVPANTSHSVSQ from the coding sequence ATGAATGGACGTCGAGTATTGCTCCTTCTTTTATCGGTGTTGTTTCTCCTTTTCGTCATCTACTGGGCGTCGACATATTTCATGGTGTATAGCGATGATGCCTATGTAGATTCTGATCTGATTGGTGCCGCTCCGCTCGTTGATGGACCGATCATCGCCGTGTATGTGCAAGATAATCAGGCCGTCAACATCGGCGATGCTCTCTATGCTATTGACCCCAAGCCTTATGAGCTCAAGGTACTTCAAGCGAAAAGTGCCTTGTCCGAATCTTCCGCACAACTCGCGTTGTTGAAAAGTAGTTATGCAACGGCGGTCTCACGAAAAAAAGAAAAGTTGGATGCACTTGACCTGGCCAGAAAAACGCATGCTCGTTTTTCCGATCTCATCGAGAAACAGGCGATTAGCCAGGAAGAGTTCGATACGAAAAACGAATTGTTCAAAACTGCGTCCGATGAACTTGAAGCGGCGACTTCCGAACTGGTTACGGCCGAGGCCGCTTTGACGGTTCAGGCCGATCTTGTCGCGGTGGCCCAGGCGGCCTACGACTTGGCTGTCTATTACCGTGATCATACCACCGTGTGTGCTTCAGTAGCCGGGTTTGTCAATGCATTACGCATAAGACCAGGGGATTACGTCAAAGCCGGTCAGGCTGTGGTTGGCATTGTCGATGACTCGGCCTGGCGCGTCGTGTCAAATTACCGTGAATACCTTGTGCGACACATGGAGCCGGGACAAAAGGTTGTTGTCTATCTCGACGGGCATCCGTGGCAGCTCTTTTCCGGCGTTGTGGAAGGCATTGGACGAGGGATTTCTCGGAGCCTCAGCAAACCGAAACTTCTTCCATATGTCGATCCAACTATCGACTGGATTCGTTTGCCCAAAAGGCTGCCTGTGCGCATTCGTCTTGTCGACGTTCCTGCATCAGTACGACTTCACATGGGAGCTGATGCCCGAACACTGGTTATGTATAGCGCCACACAACACCCGGTTCCCGCTAACACTTCGCATTCGGTTTCGCAATGA
- a CDS encoding FIST signal transduction protein, with translation MHICTEQSGQFDAFAYLVKQVEARNDVATVLLLVCEENNFSSCDINALLTSLNKPVLGGIFPALISGNALMYRGAIVAGMKKRAKIHILTGLSEEHKDFESALDSMVTENITAPTVFLLVDGMASRLSAFVDALYTIFGLTINYIGGGAGSSRFVSCDCILTNQGVLSDTALIAEFDMPSCIGVRHGFLPVDGPFKVTEADHTVVTSLNWKPATQLYNETIANHIGCSVEATPLDQTFKSYPLGIDRLTGERIVRDPVCLRDDGSMVFIGEVPEGSYVDILHGDKTSLIAAATMAKDDCLKSLAERETKGLSTETVDWFFMDCISRVNILREDFTKELDAVFSPEMRLVGALTIGEIANSGRDYLELYNKTAVLAALINA, from the coding sequence ATGCATATTTGCACTGAACAGTCTGGGCAATTTGACGCATTTGCGTACTTGGTCAAACAAGTCGAAGCACGTAATGATGTTGCAACCGTGCTGCTTCTTGTCTGTGAAGAAAACAACTTTTCCAGTTGTGATATCAATGCCCTCCTGACCTCCCTTAACAAACCGGTTTTAGGTGGCATCTTTCCGGCGCTCATCTCTGGAAATGCACTGATGTATCGTGGCGCCATTGTCGCCGGCATGAAAAAACGCGCCAAAATCCATATTCTTACCGGTCTCAGTGAGGAACACAAAGACTTTGAATCAGCACTTGATTCCATGGTCACGGAAAATATAACGGCTCCGACGGTTTTTCTTCTTGTTGATGGCATGGCCAGCCGTCTGTCGGCCTTTGTGGACGCGCTCTACACAATTTTCGGCCTTACTATAAACTATATTGGAGGAGGAGCCGGTTCCAGCCGATTTGTCTCGTGCGATTGTATTTTGACCAATCAAGGCGTGTTATCCGATACAGCTCTCATTGCGGAATTCGATATGCCAAGTTGTATCGGTGTTCGGCATGGTTTTTTGCCGGTTGATGGCCCCTTCAAGGTGACTGAAGCGGACCATACCGTTGTGACCTCTCTTAACTGGAAGCCGGCCACCCAACTCTATAACGAAACTATTGCGAACCATATCGGATGTTCTGTCGAAGCAACGCCTCTCGATCAAACGTTCAAGTCCTACCCTCTTGGCATTGACCGACTCACAGGGGAACGTATCGTCCGCGACCCTGTTTGTTTACGCGACGACGGCTCCATGGTTTTTATTGGAGAGGTCCCCGAAGGTTCATACGTCGACATCCTCCATGGAGATAAAACGTCGCTCATCGCCGCCGCAACCATGGCCAAAGACGATTGCCTCAAAAGTCTGGCCGAACGAGAAACGAAAGGATTATCTACTGAGACAGTGGATTGGTTCTTCATGGACTGCATTTCGCGAGTGAATATCCTGCGTGAGGATTTTACGAAGGAACTCGACGCCGTTTTTTCACCGGAAATGCGCCTTGTCGGCGCGCTCACGATTGGAGAAATTGCAAATAGTGGCCGAGACTACCTTGAACTCTACAACAAAACAGCCGTATTGGCTGCCCTTATAAACGCATGA